GGCCTTGCGCCCCTCGCCGCCGATTTACCAACTACTTGCGGGCGGACTACAAATACGGCTAAAGCGTTGCGGCTCCGAACAGCCCCGGGCCGGCAAACGCCGGTGACACCTGGGCCTTTCGGAGCTTTTTCATTCATGCACGGACTTGCCAGCTTTGACCGCCTGCTGACGCGCGGCCGAACCGACAACCTCGCGCCCGGCGCCCCAAGCCCATCGCGCCAGCTCATCAGCCCCGCGGGTGACGCCGTCGCCCGCCTGCCCTTCCCCTGCGCACCCGACGCCATCCTGCGCGCCGCGCACCGCATCGCCGCCGACGACTGGCTGGGCGTGATCGCCGACGACGGCCGCCAGACCGGGCTGGCCAGCCCCTGGCGCCTGGCGCTGCTGCGCGCCGACCGCCATGGCCAGCCGCGCCTGAGCCGCGACGCCGGCCCGCTGTGGCTGAGCGCCGCGCTGCCGGCCCGGCCGGGCCTGCGCCCGCAGGCGCTACGCCAGCACCTGCAAGTGCTGGCCCTGCAATCGCTGTGGCAGGCCGGCTGGCGGCTGGCGTAACAAGGCTTCGGGCATGATGGCCGCATGCCCACCATGAAGACCCTGCTGCGCCCGGCCTCGGCGGCCGACCTGCCCGCCATCTGGGCGGTGCGCTACGCCGTCACCGAGAACACCATTCCGCGCGGCATCATCCCCGACGAGGAAGTGCGCCAGGCCATCGAGGAGCGCGGGCGCGGCTGGGTGATCGAGGAGGTCGACGCCTTCGGCCGGCGCCTGGTGGCCTTCGGCATCGTGCATGCGGACGACGGCTGCGTCTGGGCCCTGTTCGTGCATCCGCAGGCGCATGGGCGCGGCTACGGCCGGCGCCTGATGGCCGAGATGACCGGCTGGCTGTGGGAGCAGGGCCTGCAGACCCTGTGGCTTACCACCGGCGCCGGCACGCGTGCCGAGGCCTTCTACCGGCGCCTGGGCTGGCGCTGCAGCGGCAGCACGCCCAAGGGCGAGCTGCGTTTCGAACTGCAACGCGAGGCCCAGCCATGAAGAAGCCGCCCACCGACCATGCGCTGCGCCACCTGCGCGCCAGCGATCTGCGCGCGGCGGCCCAGCTCGCCACCCAGGCCACCGCCAGCGTGGCGCGCATGGCCGAGGGCGTGCATCAATCGGTCTGGCAGACCCTGGGCGCGCCGGGCGGCAAGCGCGCCGAGCAGGCGCGCGGCATCACCGGCCTGGTCTACCAATGCGTGCAGGGCGTCAACGCCCTGGTGGGCAAGGGGCTGGACGGCGCCCTGCGCGCGCTGCAGCCGCTGTTCGAGCGCATCGACCAGTCCCGCCCCGACAGCCCTGAGCGCGCCGCGGTGCTGGCCGCGCTCAACGGCGTGATGGGCGATCACCTGCGCGCCAGCGGTAATCCGCTCGCCCTCGACATGACGCTGCGCTGCCAGGGTCAGGTCTTGACGATGGAAAACCTGCCCACCGTGCTGGCGGCGGCCGGGCCGGTGACGGCCAAGCCCCTGCTCTTCATCCACGGCCTGTGCATGAACGAGCTGCAATGGGGCGGGCAACATGCGCAGGCCCTGGCCGCGCTGGGCTACACGCCCATCTACCTGCGCTACAACACCGGCCTGCACACCTCGCAGAACGGCCGCGAACTCGCCGCCCTGCTGGACCAGCTGCTGCGCGCCTGGCCGCAGCCGCTGCAGGCGCTGGACTGCGTGGTGCACAGCATGGGCGGCCTGGTGCTGCGCAGCGCGCTGCAGATCGCGCAGGCAAGCAGCCTGCCCTGGGCCGCGCTGGTGCGGCGCATCGCCTTTCTCGGCACCCCCCACCATGGCGCGCCGCTGGAGCGCGCCGGCAACTGGGTGGACGTGCTGCTGGGCAGCACCCCCTGGTCGCGCCCGCTCGCCAGGCTGGGGCAGCTGCGCAGCGCCGGCATCACCGACCTGCGCTACGGGCTGGTGCAGGACGCCGACTGGCAGGGCCGCGACCGCTTCCGCCGCCAGCCCGACCAGCGCCAGCACCTGCCCCTGCCCGCGGGCATCGCCTGCTACACCCTCGCCGCCACGCTGGCGCCGCAGCGCGGCCTGCTGGCCGACCGCCTGCTGGGCGACGGCCTGGTGCCGCTGCGCAGCGCCCTGGGCCAGCACGACGAGCCGGCGCGCTGCCTGGACTTCGCGCCGGCGCGCCAGGCCATCCTCTACCGCACCGGCCACATGGCCCTGCTCGACGCCCCCGCGGTGACGCAACAGCTGCTGGCCTGGTTCGAGCCTCAAGAGCCGCCATGAAGGGATGAGGCGGGTGCAATAATCCCAGCCCTGGACTTTGACTGAAGCCTCTATGCCACGCAGCTGGGCCCTTGCTGCCATCCTGGTGCTCGCTGCAGGCGCGGCGGGCGCCCATGCCCTCAAGGTCTGCATCCCCTCCAACCCCTTCCCGCCGATCAGCTTCCCGGACCATGAGGGTCAGGGCCAATGGCTGGTGCGCAAGGCGGTGGAACGCCAGGGCGGCACGGTCAGCTACGAGGCCGTGCCCTGGCCGCGCTGCGTCAAGGGCGTGCAGACCGGCGACTACGACGCCGCCATCCCGCCCACCGTGACCCTGGCCGCCAGCATCGCGCTGCCGATGCGCGACGAGAAGACCGTGGACGACGCCAAGGCCCTGGGCAACACGAATATGGTGGTGCTGCGCCGGCTGGGCAGCAAGCCCGGCTGGGACGGCAGGGCCTTCAGCGGCCTGAGCACGCCGGTGATCTTCAACCGCGGCATCGTCTCGATCCGCGACAAGCTGGCCGCCCTGGGCGTGGCCGGCGACGAGGGCGCGCAGCCGAACGAGTCGATGCTGCAGAAGCTGCTGCGCGGCCGCGGCGAGCTGCTCATCATGAACGGCAACGCCGCCCTGGTGGAGCTGGCCGAGGCCGAATACGCGGGCAAGCTGGAGATCCTGCCCGAGCCCTTCATCGTCATGACCGGACACCTGGGCTTCAACAAGAGCTACTACCTCGCCAACCGCGCCTTCGTCGAGGCGGTCTGGAGCGGCATCGCGCGGCTGCGCAACTCGGCCGAGTGGCAGAGCGTGGCGCCGGGGCTGGCGAAGTAGCGGCCGGCCTCAGCCGCGCTGGCGCGGCTCGCCATGGCGCCGGCCAAAGGGGCGCAGGGCGCGGCCCGCCGCGCGCGCCGGCGGCTCGCAGGCATGGCGGTAATCCTGCAGCGTCTTCTGCGCCCGGCCCAGCACGCTGTCGGGCGCATAACCATGCGGGCCCAGCGCGCCGAAAGCCTGGCCGCTGAGCAGTTCCATGCCCTCGCTGGCCAGCTCGGCCGTATAGATGTGGAAGCGCCCCGCGGCCACCGCGTCGACCAGACGCGGCGCCAGCATCAGGTGGCGGCGGTTGCGGTGCGGAATCAGCACGCCCTGCTGGCCATCCAGGCCCAGCAGCTCGCAGCTGCGGAAATAGCCCTCGATCTTCTCGTTAATGCCGCCCACCGGCAGCATCTCGCCATGCTGGTTGAGCGCGCCCGTCACCGCGATGCCCTGGCGCAGCGGCAGGCCCGCGAGGGCCGAGAGCAAGGCATAGAACTCGGCACAGGAGGCCGAGTCGCCCTCCACGCCGTTGTACTCCTGCTCGAACACCACCGCGGCGTTCAGCGCCAGCGGTGCGATATGCGCGAACAGCCCGGCCAGGTGGCTGTGCAGGATCAGCACGCCCTTGTCGTGGATGGGGCCCGACATCTCGACCTCGCGCTCGATATTCAGCAAGCCCTCCTCGCCCGCATGCGTGGAGGCAGTGACGCGTACCGGGAAGCCGAACTGGTAGTCGCCCAGGTCCACCACCGTGAGGCCGTTGACCTGGCCGACGCGCGTGCCGGCCACCGCCAGCAGGCGCTCGCCATCGGTGATCGATTCCTGCAGGCGCTGCTCGGGGTAGTCGTGCCGATGCTGGCGCGCCGCCAGCGCCGCCTGCACATCCTCGCTCGCAACCAGGGCCGCGCCGCGCGCGCGCGCCACCGCCGCGGCCTCCACCAGCAGGCCGGCGCTGTGCGCAAAGATGGCGCTCTGACGCGCCTGGTCCTCGGCCTCGCGGTGGGTCTGCTCGATCAGGGCCGCCACCGCCGGCGCGCTGAAATGCGGCAGGCCCAGCTTGCGGCAGCTGTGCGCCACGAAGATCGCGGTGGCGCGCCGCGCCTCGGGCGTGGCGGCAAAGCTCTCGGCGAAATCGACCTTGCAGCGGAAGCGCCGCGCAAAGTCCGGGTCGCCCTCCTGCACCAAGTAGAAGTCTTCCACCGAGGCGATCAGCACCAGCTTGACATCCACGTCCACCGGCTCGGGCTGCAGCGAGACCGCGCCGATCGGCGCCAGCGCCATGCCGGCCTCCTCGATCTGCAGCCGGCCGCTGCGCAGGAAACGGCGCAGCTTCTCCCACACCGCCTCGTCGGTAAGCAGGTCGCGCAAATGCAGCATCAGAAAGCCGCCATGCGCCTTCAGCAGGCTGCCGGCGCGGATGCGCGAAAAATCGGTCACCAGCAGGTCGCGCTCGGCCTCGTACTCGATGCTGCCGAACAGCGAGCGGAACACCGGGTTGTCGTCGCTGATGACCGGGGCGCCGCTGCTGCCATGGTGGTCCACCACCAGGTTGACGCGCAGGCGCGCGAGCAGCTCGGCCAGCGCCGCGGCGCGGCCCTCGTCGGGCTCCTCGCCCTGCTGGAACAGCTCCAGGCTGGCCAGCACCTCCTGCAGGGCGCGATCCAGATAAAGCCCTAGCTTGACGGCATCCTTGATCTGCTTGCGCAGCCGGTTGCGGATCTGCTGCAGCGCATGGTCCAGCATGGGCTTGAGCAGCTGGCGCCGCAGCGCCGCCAGCTGCTCCAGCATCAATAACTCCTTGGCGCGGGTGAGCTCCAGAAAGCGGCCGATCTGCTTGCGCAACTCCTCCTCGGCGGCGTCGCAGGCGCTGCGCTGCGCCGGCGTCAGCGTCATCGCCTTGGCGGCGGTGAGCGGCTCGCCGGCCTCGTCGCGCTGGGTGAAGACCATGCGGCCCTGTTCCCGCATCAGGCCGAAGTTGCGCGCCTCGGCAAAGGCGCTGAGCTCGGCATAGGCGGCCGACTCCTCGGCCTTGTAAGCACCCTCCAGGCGCTCGCAGCCGGCGCGCACATCGGCGTCCATCAGACGCTTGGGAATCTCGCTCTGCAGAGTCTTGGCAAACTCGGCCATCAGCTGGCGCAGCAGCCGCCCCTCGCCGGCCGGCAGGCGCAGGGCGAGCGGATGCTCGGGCACCTCGAAGTTGTGCAGATAGCAGAGGTCGGGCGGCACCGGCCGCAGCAAGGCCTCCTGCTTCATCATCTCCAGCAGCAGCGAGCTGCGGCCGCTGCCCACCTCGCCCAGCACGAACAGGTGGTAGTCGGGCTGCTGCATGCGCAGGCCGAAGCGCGCCGCCTGCTCGGCGCGCTCCTGGCCTATCCAGGGCAGGGCCTGGTCGAGCAGCTCGGAGGTATCGGCAAAGTCCAGCGTGGCGGGGTCGACCGTGAGGCGCAGCTCGGCGGCGGAGAGTTTGGCAATGCTCATGCGGCGATTGTGCGCCGCCTAGCTGGCCCGCAATGACCACCAACGCGGCAGCAAGGCCTGCACCTCGGCGCGCGCATAGCGATCGTCGATCAGGTGCAGCACGCCCTCGTCCTCGGTCGTGCGTATCACCCGCCCGGCCGCCTGCACCACCTTCTGCAGGCCCGGGTAGAGGTAGGTGTAGTCGTAGCCGGCGCCGAACAGCTGCTGCATGCGCGCACGGATCTGCTCGTTGACCGGGTTGATCTGGGGCAGGCCCAGGGTGGCGACAAAGGCGCCGATCAGGCGCGCGCCGGGCAGGTCGATGCCCTCGGAGAAGGCACCGCCCAGCACCGCCAGCGCCAGGCCGGCGCTGTGCTCGGTGAAGCGGGCCAGGAACTGCTTCTGCTCGGCCTCGCCCATGCGCCGCGACTGCGCCCACACCGGCAGCTGCGGCTGCTGCGCCGCCAGCACCTCGGCCAGCTGCTCCAGATAGGCATAGCTGCTGAAGAAGGCGATGTAGTTGCCGGGGCGCGCCGCGTACTGGCGCGCCATCAGCTCGGCCATCGGGCGCAGCGAGGCCTGGCGGTGCGCATAACGCGTGGAGATGCCGCGCGCCACGCTGACCCGCAGCTGCTCGGCCGCAAAGGGCGAGCCCACCTCGATCTGCAGATGCTGCTCGGGCAGGCCGAGGAGCTTGGCGTAGTAGTCGGCCGGCTGCAGGGTGGCGGAGAACAGGGTGCTGCTCAGTGCCGCCTCCAGGCGCGGGCGCAGAAAGGGTGCCGGCAGCACATTGCGCAGGCACCAGCAGAGGCCGGCGCCGCCCTCCTCCCGGCTGCTGTCGACGATCGAATGGCTGCCCAGCTGCTCGGCCATGCGCAGGAAATGCAGGGCCTCGAAATAAAAGGCCTGCAGCGCCGCATCGGGCTCGGCGGGGTGCTCGGCGAAATGCTCGCCGATGGCGGCACTGCACAGCTGAAGTGGCGCAAGCAGCGCCTCGGGCAGCGCCTCGTGCACCTGGTAGGCCTCGGCCTGCGCCTTGGCCAGGGCCGTGCCGGCGCGCTGCAGCTTGCCCAGCGCCTTCTTCAGCGGCGCGTGCTTGCGCGCCGCGGGCGAACGCCGCGCCTGCGCCAGCGTGTCGGGCAGGAGCTCGGCGCTGTACATCTTGCGGCCGCGCTCCACCAGGTTGTGGGCCTCGTCCACCAGCAGGGCCACGCGCCACTGGTTGGCCTGCGTCAGGCCGTGCAGCAAGGCGCTGACGTCGAAGAAGTAGTTGTAGTCGCCCACCACCACGTCGACCCAGCGCACCAGCTCCTGGCTCAGGTAATAGGGGCAGACCTGGTGCGCCAGCGCCAGCTCGCGCAACTTCGCCCGGCCGAGCTGGTGCTCCTGCGCGGCGGCGGTGCGTGCTGCCGGCAGGCGGTCGTAAAAGCCCTGGGCCAGCGGGCAGGACTCGCCATGGCAGGCCTTTTCGGGATGCTCGCAGGCCTTCTCGCGCGCCACCAGCTCCAGCACGCGCAGCGGCAGCGGCGCCAGCCGTTGCAGGCCATCCAGCGCGAGCTGGCGGCCCGAACTCTTGGCGGCCAGGAAGAAGATCTTGTCCAGCGCTTTCGCCGGCGCCGCCTTCAGCAGCGGGAACAGCGTGCCCAGGGTCTTGCCGATGCCGGTGGGCGCCTGGGCCAGCAGGCAGCGCTGGTTCACAGCCGCCTTGTAGACCGCCTCGGCCAGCGGCCTCTGGCCCTGGCGGAACTCGCCGAAGGGAAAGCTCAGGCGCTGCAGCGCCGCATCGCGCTCGCTGCGCTGCGCCAGCTGCTGCTGCGCCCAGGCCAGGAAGCGCTCGCCATGCAGCTCGAAATGCGCCTGCAGCTCGGCGGCGCTGCGGGTCTCGGTGAACAGCGTCTCCTGCTGGTTGCCGACATTGAAATACACCAGGGCCAGCTCCAGCGCCGCCAGCCCTTCCTGCTGGCACAGCAGATGGCCGTAGATGCGCGCCTGCGCCCAGTGCAGCGCGCGGTGCGAGGTCGGCTGGGTCTCGAGCCGGCCCTTGTAGGTCTTGACCTCCTCCAGGCGCTGACGCACCGGGTCGTAGCCGTCCGCGCGGCCGCGCACCTGCAGCGTTTGCTTGTAGCTGCCGCTCAAGCCCACCTCGGCTCTGTATTCGGTCTGGCCGCCGGCACCGCGCCGCGCGGCCACGGTGACATGGCCGGCCATGCCCTCCAGCGCGCTGGGCGCGGGCGTGAAGCGCAGGTCCAGGTCGCCCTGCTTGGCGGTGAACTCGCAGAGCTCGCGCACCGCGACGCTGTAGACGGCGGGCGCGGTGCTCAAGCGGCGGCCTGCGCGTCGTCGCCCAGCGCGGCCAGCGCGGCCTGCGGCGCATCCGTCTCGCTGCGCAGCGGCACGGCCTTGGCCAGCGCCAGCCAGACCGCGAAGGGCAACTTGCAGGGCTGGTGCTGGGCCGGGCGCAGCAGTTCGAAGCTGCCCTCCTCCAGCGTGCCATGCAGCACCCAGACGCCAAACTGCGCGGGGATCTCCACCGGCTTGGCCACACCGGCCGGGAACACGTAATAGACCTCGCTGCACAGCCATTGATAGGCCTGGCGCTTGGCGGCATGGCGCAGGTCGGCAAGCAGATCGGCGCGGCTGAACTTGACCTCGTGCACCAGCGGCTGCAGATAGGCCTCCACCGAGGTATTGCGCACCGAGAACAGATCGGGCCGCGCCATGCGCCAGACATGCCGGGCCGCGCGCGCGGGGGCCGGCTCGTCCCACAACGGCACCGCCTCGCGCAAGGCCGGTGGCAGCTCGGCCGGCGCCTCGGTCTCGATCTGGGCGCGCAGCGAGAGCTCGCGCCAGACGATGCGGCCGCCCGCCATCAGCTGCTCGGCGAACTTCTGCGCCAGCCGGTCATGGCCGCTCAGCGCCCTGACGTTCTGCTGGCGCGCCTCGGCCAGCCACTGGATGCCGGCCGGGCTCAGGCGCAGGGTCTCGCGCCCGTCCGCGGCGAGGTGCAGATCCAGCATGCCGGCCGCCAGCAGATCGATCTCGAGCGCGTCCTTGCAGGGCCAGCCGGCCGAGCGCCAGACCTGCATCAGGCGGCTGCGGTGGCTGCGACTCAGGGCGGGCGGGCTCATCCCACTGATTATAAATACAGTAGCCAGCCGCCAATGCCTACGGCGCGCAGGGATACTGGCGGCATGACGCCCCTGCACCCCGCCCCCCACAGCATCGACAGCCAGGCCCTGGCGCGCCAGCTGGGCGTGCGCCTGGACGAAGGCCTGGCCGCCGACGAGGTGCTGGCGCGCCAGCAGGCCCATGGCCCGAACCGCCTGCCCGAGGCGCCGCCGCGCCCGGCCTGGGCGCGCCTCGCAGACCAGTTCCGCGACTTCATGATCCTGGTGCTGCTGGCCGCGGCCCTGCTGTCGGGCCTGATCGGCGATCTGGCCGACACCCTGGTGATCCTGCTGATCGTGCTGCTCAACGCCGCCATCGGCTTCTGGCAGGAATGGCGCGCCGACCAGGCGCTCAGCGCGCTGCAGCGCATGGCGGCGCCGCGCGCCACCGTGATGCGCGCCGGCGGCCAGCGCCATGTGGTGGCCACCGAGCACCTGGTGCCCGGCGACGTGGTGCTGCTGGAGGCCGGCAATCTGGTGCCCGCCGACCTGCGCCTGCACGAGGTGGCGCAGATGCGGGTGGACGAATCGGCGCTGACGGGCGAATCGGTCACGGTGGAGAAGACGCACCAGCACCTGCCGCTGGAAGTGAGCGCCCTGGGCGATCGCATCAACATGGCCTACAAGGGCACGCTGGTCACGCATGGTCGCGGCGCCGGCCTGGTGGTGGCCACCGGCGCGCACACCGAGCTGGGCCAGGTGGCCGGCCTGCTGAACGGCGCGGCCAGCCGCGCCACCCCGCTGCAGCTGCGCCTGGCGGCCTTCGGCAAGCGGCTCTCGGTGGTGGTGCTGGCGATCTGCGCGCTGGTGTTCGCGATCGGCGTGCTGCGCGGCGAGCCCCTGCTGCTGATGGCGCTGACCGCCATCAGCCTGGCGGTGGCGGCCATCCCCGAGGCCCTGCCGGCGGTGGTGACGGTGCTGCTGGCGCTGGGTGCGCGCCGCCTCGTCACGGTGAACGCGCTGGTGCGGCGCCTGCCCAGCGTCGAGACGCTGGGCTCGGTGTCGGTGATCTGCTCCGACAAGACCGGCACCCTCACCCTCAACCGCATGCAGCTGCGCGAGCAGCGCAGCTGGCACACCGAGGTCGACGCCAACACCAACGTGTTTTGGCAGGCCCTGGTGCTGTGCAACGACGCGGTACCGGCAGGAGACGGCTGGCTGGGCGACCCCACCGAGACCGCCCTGCTGCAGGCCGCCGCCGAGGCCGGCCTGGACGTGGCCGCGCTGCAGCTGGCCAGCCCGCGCCGGCACGAATGGCCCTTCGACGCCGAGCGCAAGCGCATGAGCACCCTGCACAGCGCCGGCGCGGGCTGGGTCGCCTATGTGAAGGGCGCGCCCGAGTCGCTGCTGCCGCGCTGCGCCGCCGGGCCCGAGCGGGCCGAGGCGCTGGCCACTGCGCAGGCCTGGGCGGCCCAGGGCCTGCGCGTGCTGGCGGTGGCGCGCAAGCAGGGCAAGGCCGAGGTGGTGGCGGTGGCGGCCGATGCCTTCGAGCAAGACCTGACCCTGCTGGGCCTGGTGGGCCTGATCGACCCGCCGCGCCCCGAGGCGCGCGCCGCCGTGGCCGAATGCTTGGGCGCCGGCATCCGGCCGGTGATGATCACCGGCGACCATTCGGCCACGGCCCTGGCGATCGCCCGCGACCTGGGGCTGGACGCCAGCGGCGGCGTGCTCAGCGGGGCCGAGCTGGCGCGGCTGGACGAGGCCGGCCTGGCCGCCGCGGTGCAGCGCGTCTCGGTCTATGCGCGCATGGACCCGGCGCAGAAGATCCGCATCGTGCAGGCCCTGCAGGCCGCCGGCCAGTATGTGGCCATGACCGGCGACGGCGTGAACGACGCGCCGGCGCTGCGCAGCGCCGACATCGGCGTGGCGATGGGCCGCGGCGGCACCGACGTGGCGCGCGAGGCCTCCGCCCTGGTGCTGCTGGACGACAACTTCGCCACCATCGTCGGCGCGGTGCGCGAGGGTCGGCGCATCTTCGACAACATCCGCAAGTTCATCCGCTATGCGCTGACCGGCAATTCGGGCGAGATCTGGCTGCTGTTCCTGGCGCCCCTGCTGGGCCTGCCGATCCCGCTGCTGCCCATCCACATCCTCTGGGTCAACCTGGTCACCGATGGCCTGCCGGGCCTGGCGCTGGCCACCGAACCGGCCGAACGCGGCGTGATGCGGCGCCCGCCACGGCCGCCGCAGGAGAGCGTGTTCGCCCATGGCCTGTGGCAGCACGCGCTCTGGGTGGGCCTGCTGATCGGCGGCCTGTGCCTGGGCGTGCAGGCCTGGTCGCTGGGCCTGCACGCCCAGGCACCAGACTCAGCGGGCAACGCGCATGGCCAGACCATGGTGTTCACGCTGCTGACGCTGGCGCAGATGGCGCATCTGCTGGCGATCCGCTCGGAGCGCGAATCGCTCTTCACGCAGGGTCTGATGAGCAACCTGCCGCTGCTGGGCGCGGTGCTGCTGACGCTGGTGCTGCAGCTGGCCACCGTCTATGTGCCCTGGCTGCAGCCGATCTTCCGCACCCAGGCGCTCAGCGCCGGCGAGCTCTTCGCCTGCTTCGGCCTGGCCGGCCTGGTGTTCCTGGCGGTGGAGATCGAGAAGCTCTGGCGTCGGCGACGCAGCTAGAACTACACCTCCAGCCACTCCTTGCGGATATAGCTGTTGGCGCGCAGCTCGGCGGGCGTGCCCTCGAAGACGATGCGGCCGTGGCCCATCACATAGCAGCGCTCGGAGATTTCCAGCGCGATCGCCAGCTTCTGCTCCACCAGCAGCACGGCGATGCCGCGGCGCTTCAGCTCCTTCAGGTACTCGGCCACCAGCTCGACGATCTTGGGCGCCAGGCCCTCGGTGGGCTCGTCGATCATGATCAGGTCCGGGTCGCCCATCAGGGTGCGGCACAGCGTCAGCATCTGCTGCTCGCCGCCCGAGAGCACGCCGGCCTCGGTGTGCTGGCGCTCCTTCAGGCGCGGGAACATCTGGTACATGTCGTCGAAGCCCCAGCGCGCCTTCTTGGCGCCGCTCTTCTGGCCCAGCAAGAGGTTCTGGTGCACGGTGAGCTTGGGAAAGATGTCGCGGTTCTCGGGCACATAGCCGATGCCTTCGTGCGCGATCTCGTAGGCCTTGCGGCCCAGCAGCTCGCGTTCGCCGAACTTCACCGAGCCGGTGCCGTCCACCTGGCCCATGATGGTCTTGGCGGTGGTGGAGCGGCCCGAGCCGTTGCGCCCCAGCAGGCTGACGATCTCGCCCGGCCGCACCTCCATGCTGACGCCATGCAGCACATGGCTCTTGCCGTAGAAGGCATGCAGGTTGTCGAGTTTGAGCAGGCGACCTTGGCTCATGCGTGCACCTCCGCCAGCACCGAGCCCAGATAGGCCTCCTGCACGCGCGCATTGGCGCGCACCGCGTCGGGCGTGTCGAAGGCGATCACCTCGCCATAGACCAGCACCGCAATCTTGTCGGCCAGGCCGAACACCACGCCCATGTCGTGCTCCACGGTCAGCAGGGTCTTGCCCTCGGTGACCTCGCGTATCAGCTGGATGAAGCGCTTGGTCTCGCTCTTGCTCATGCCCGCGGTGGGCTCGTCCAGCAGGATCACGCTGGAGCCGCCCGCGATGGTGATGCCGATCTCCAGCGCGCGCGCCTCGGCATAGGTGAGGTTCATCGCCAGCACGTCGCGGCGCTTGTCGAGCTTGATCATCTCCAGCACCTCTTCGGCGCGGTCGTTGGCATCGTCGAGCTCGGCCAGAAATTTCCAGAACGCGTACTTGTAGCCCATGCTCCACAGCACCGCGCAGCGGATGTTCTCGAACACCGAGAGGCGCGTGAACAGATTGGAGACCTGGAAGCTGCGCGAGAGCCCGCGGCGGTTGATCTCGTAGGGCTTGAGGTGGTTGATGCGTTCGCCGTGCAGCAGGATGTCGCCGCTGCTCGGGTGGAAGCGCCCGCTGATGAGGTTGAAGAGCGTGGACTTGCCGGCGCCGTTGGGGCCGATCACCGCCACGCGCTCGCCGGGCTTCACCGCCAGCTCGGCGCCGCGGATGATCTCGCTCTTGCCGAAGCTCTTGCGCACATTGCGCAGTTCGAGGGCGTATTCGCTCACAGCGTCTCCCTGCGTTTGATCTCTTTCTCGATTTCCTCTTGCACCAGGTCCCACTCCTGCTTGAACTGGCGGCGCGCCAGCTCGAACAGGGCCAGCCCGGTCAGCAGCACGAAGCCGGCGCCGAACCAGGCGTCCACGCCGCCGGCGTTCAGGGCCATGCCGGCGAAGCGCATCTGCGGGCCCAGCGCGGCGTTCAGCTGGAGGTGGTAGAGCATCTCCACCATCACCGCGGCGCCGGCCAGCAGGGTCAGGCCGGTGCCGGCCAGGGCCAGGTAGCTGGTCCAGAGCTTGCGCAGCTTGCCGAAGGCGGCGACGCGCAGATTCATCATGATCAGGCCGGCAAAGCCGCCCGGCGCATACATCACCATGAAGAGGAAGATCAGGCCCAGGTAGAGCAGCCAGGCCGAGGTCAGCTCGGACAGCAGCACCAGGGCCACCACCATCAACACCGCACCGATGATGGGGCCGAAGAAGAAGGTGGCGCCGCCCAGGAAGGTGAACAGCAGGTAGGCGCCCGAGCGCGCGGCGCCCACCACCTCGGCGGTGACGATCTCGAAGTTCAGCGCCGCCAGGCCGCCGGCAATGCCGGCAAAGAAGCCCGAGA
This portion of the Paucibacter sediminis genome encodes:
- a CDS encoding GNAT family N-acetyltransferase, encoding MPTMKTLLRPASAADLPAIWAVRYAVTENTIPRGIIPDEEVRQAIEERGRGWVIEEVDAFGRRLVAFGIVHADDGCVWALFVHPQAHGRGYGRRLMAEMTGWLWEQGLQTLWLTTGAGTRAEAFYRRLGWRCSGSTPKGELRFELQREAQP
- a CDS encoding esterase/lipase family protein, with amino-acid sequence MKKPPTDHALRHLRASDLRAAAQLATQATASVARMAEGVHQSVWQTLGAPGGKRAEQARGITGLVYQCVQGVNALVGKGLDGALRALQPLFERIDQSRPDSPERAAVLAALNGVMGDHLRASGNPLALDMTLRCQGQVLTMENLPTVLAAAGPVTAKPLLFIHGLCMNELQWGGQHAQALAALGYTPIYLRYNTGLHTSQNGRELAALLDQLLRAWPQPLQALDCVVHSMGGLVLRSALQIAQASSLPWAALVRRIAFLGTPHHGAPLERAGNWVDVLLGSTPWSRPLARLGQLRSAGITDLRYGLVQDADWQGRDRFRRQPDQRQHLPLPAGIACYTLAATLAPQRGLLADRLLGDGLVPLRSALGQHDEPARCLDFAPARQAILYRTGHMALLDAPAVTQQLLAWFEPQEPP
- a CDS encoding substrate-binding periplasmic protein, with the translated sequence MPRSWALAAILVLAAGAAGAHALKVCIPSNPFPPISFPDHEGQGQWLVRKAVERQGGTVSYEAVPWPRCVKGVQTGDYDAAIPPTVTLAASIALPMRDEKTVDDAKALGNTNMVVLRRLGSKPGWDGRAFSGLSTPVIFNRGIVSIRDKLAALGVAGDEGAQPNESMLQKLLRGRGELLIMNGNAALVELAEAEYAGKLEILPEPFIVMTGHLGFNKSYYLANRAFVEAVWSGIARLRNSAEWQSVAPGLAK
- a CDS encoding Lon protease family protein, translated to MSIAKLSAAELRLTVDPATLDFADTSELLDQALPWIGQERAEQAARFGLRMQQPDYHLFVLGEVGSGRSSLLLEMMKQEALLRPVPPDLCYLHNFEVPEHPLALRLPAGEGRLLRQLMAEFAKTLQSEIPKRLMDADVRAGCERLEGAYKAEESAAYAELSAFAEARNFGLMREQGRMVFTQRDEAGEPLTAAKAMTLTPAQRSACDAAEEELRKQIGRFLELTRAKELLMLEQLAALRRQLLKPMLDHALQQIRNRLRKQIKDAVKLGLYLDRALQEVLASLELFQQGEEPDEGRAAALAELLARLRVNLVVDHHGSSGAPVISDDNPVFRSLFGSIEYEAERDLLVTDFSRIRAGSLLKAHGGFLMLHLRDLLTDEAVWEKLRRFLRSGRLQIEEAGMALAPIGAVSLQPEPVDVDVKLVLIASVEDFYLVQEGDPDFARRFRCKVDFAESFAATPEARRATAIFVAHSCRKLGLPHFSAPAVAALIEQTHREAEDQARQSAIFAHSAGLLVEAAAVARARGAALVASEDVQAALAARQHRHDYPEQRLQESITDGERLLAVAGTRVGQVNGLTVVDLGDYQFGFPVRVTASTHAGEEGLLNIEREVEMSGPIHDKGVLILHSHLAGLFAHIAPLALNAAVVFEQEYNGVEGDSASCAEFYALLSALAGLPLRQGIAVTGALNQHGEMLPVGGINEKIEGYFRSCELLGLDGQQGVLIPHRNRRHLMLAPRLVDAVAAGRFHIYTAELASEGMELLSGQAFGALGPHGYAPDSVLGRAQKTLQDYRHACEPPARAAGRALRPFGRRHGEPRQRG
- a CDS encoding ATP-dependent DNA helicase translates to MSTAPAVYSVAVRELCEFTAKQGDLDLRFTPAPSALEGMAGHVTVAARRGAGGQTEYRAEVGLSGSYKQTLQVRGRADGYDPVRQRLEEVKTYKGRLETQPTSHRALHWAQARIYGHLLCQQEGLAALELALVYFNVGNQQETLFTETRSAAELQAHFELHGERFLAWAQQQLAQRSERDAALQRLSFPFGEFRQGQRPLAEAVYKAAVNQRCLLAQAPTGIGKTLGTLFPLLKAAPAKALDKIFFLAAKSSGRQLALDGLQRLAPLPLRVLELVAREKACEHPEKACHGESCPLAQGFYDRLPAARTAAAQEHQLGRAKLRELALAHQVCPYYLSQELVRWVDVVVGDYNYFFDVSALLHGLTQANQWRVALLVDEAHNLVERGRKMYSAELLPDTLAQARRSPAARKHAPLKKALGKLQRAGTALAKAQAEAYQVHEALPEALLAPLQLCSAAIGEHFAEHPAEPDAALQAFYFEALHFLRMAEQLGSHSIVDSSREEGGAGLCWCLRNVLPAPFLRPRLEAALSSTLFSATLQPADYYAKLLGLPEQHLQIEVGSPFAAEQLRVSVARGISTRYAHRQASLRPMAELMARQYAARPGNYIAFFSSYAYLEQLAEVLAAQQPQLPVWAQSRRMGEAEQKQFLARFTEHSAGLALAVLGGAFSEGIDLPGARLIGAFVATLGLPQINPVNEQIRARMQQLFGAGYDYTYLYPGLQKVVQAAGRVIRTTEDEGVLHLIDDRYARAEVQALLPRWWSLRAS